In one window of Sphingomonas glaciei DNA:
- a CDS encoding deoxyguanosinetriphosphate triphosphohydrolase, which yields MTLPPGIAARPADSRGRLHAEPDQGPRGPRDAFQRDRDRIVHSIAFRRLRHKTQVFVAPDGDHYRVRLTHSLEVAQIGRTIARALGLNEDLTEALCLAHDLGHPPFGHAGEDALDDELRFAGGFDHNGHTLRLVCALETPYPDFDGLNLTWETLEGLAKHNGPVAAPEWALAGVDAAVGLELGSHASLEAQVAAIADDIAYDNHDIDDGLRAGVLSLDALLELPFAARHWDAIGRRWPDLSLDRKVKALVRDQIGTMVGDLLTETRRRVAEAGVETLAEVRAAERPLAGFSEALAGEERALKKCLYANLYNAPALQPVRVEAQRVVGNLARAYLADPRLLPDAWHRSEGDEAVARNVADYIAGMTDPFAITRHEALIGPVELPEKF from the coding sequence GTGACGCTGCCCCCGGGGATCGCCGCGCGCCCGGCCGACAGTCGCGGGCGGCTCCATGCCGAGCCCGACCAGGGACCACGCGGACCCCGCGACGCCTTCCAGCGCGACCGCGACCGGATCGTTCATTCGATCGCCTTTCGCCGCCTGCGCCACAAGACGCAGGTGTTCGTCGCGCCCGACGGCGACCATTACCGGGTCCGTCTGACCCACAGCCTGGAGGTGGCGCAGATCGGGCGCACCATCGCCCGCGCGCTCGGCCTCAACGAGGATCTGACCGAAGCCCTGTGCCTGGCCCACGACCTTGGCCATCCGCCGTTCGGCCATGCCGGCGAGGATGCGCTTGACGATGAATTGCGGTTCGCCGGGGGGTTCGACCACAATGGCCATACGCTGCGCCTGGTCTGCGCGCTGGAGACGCCTTACCCCGATTTCGACGGGCTGAACCTGACCTGGGAAACGCTCGAGGGACTTGCCAAGCATAACGGCCCGGTGGCGGCGCCGGAATGGGCGCTGGCCGGGGTCGATGCCGCGGTCGGGCTCGAGCTCGGCTCGCACGCCAGTCTGGAGGCGCAGGTCGCAGCGATTGCCGACGACATCGCCTACGACAATCACGACATCGACGATGGGCTTCGCGCCGGGGTCCTGTCGCTCGACGCCTTGCTCGAACTGCCGTTCGCGGCCCGCCACTGGGACGCAATCGGGCGGCGCTGGCCCGACCTGTCGCTCGACCGCAAGGTCAAGGCGCTGGTCCGCGACCAGATCGGGACGATGGTCGGCGACCTGCTGACCGAGACCCGCCGGCGGGTCGCCGAGGCGGGGGTCGAGACGCTGGCCGAGGTGCGTGCCGCCGAACGCCCGCTGGCCGGTTTCTCCGAGGCGCTGGCGGGGGAAGAGCGAGCGCTCAAAAAGTGCCTTTACGCAAACCTCTACAACGCCCCGGCGCTGCAGCCGGTGCGGGTCGAGGCGCAGCGCGTCGTCGGTAATCTCGCCCGCGCCTACCTTGCCGATCCGCGCCTGCTGCCCGACGCCTGGCACCGCAGCGAAGGAGATGAGGCGGTGGCGCGCAACGTCGCCGACTATATCGCCGGGATGACCGACCCCTTCGCCATCACCCGCCACGAAGCGCTAATCGGCCCGGTCGAGCTGCCCGAGAAGTTCTGA
- a CDS encoding DoxX family protein → MNLDHHMPKGLALLRIMSGLLFLEHGTQKLLSFPAGERAGSGLAFDNPGAFAGVIELGCGLLIAIGLFTRPAAFLASGTMAVAYFMAHAPQNLFPVNNGGDAAILYCFVFLCLVFTGPGAWSVDGRRRRT, encoded by the coding sequence ATGAATCTCGACCACCATATGCCCAAGGGTCTTGCGCTGCTGAGGATCATGTCGGGGCTGCTGTTCCTCGAACATGGGACGCAGAAACTGCTGTCCTTCCCGGCGGGCGAGCGGGCCGGAAGCGGGCTGGCGTTCGACAATCCAGGCGCGTTTGCCGGGGTGATCGAGCTGGGCTGCGGGCTGCTGATCGCGATCGGCCTGTTCACCCGGCCGGCGGCGTTCCTCGCCTCGGGCACCATGGCGGTCGCCTATTTCATGGCCCACGCCCCGCAGAATCTCTTCCCGGTCAACAACGGCGGCGACGCGGCGATCCTCTATTGCTTCGTGTTCCTCTGCCTCGTCTTCACCGGACCGGGCGCGTGGAGCGTCGACGGCCGCCGCCGCCGGACATGA
- a CDS encoding Rossmann-fold NAD(P)-binding domain-containing protein: protein MKLALIGATGLIGRQLWPLLEARHELLVLGRRSSGAAREKLGAMEDWPGLLDGERVDCALSTLGTTRSQAGSWAAFEAVDRDAVLAFARAAKAAGARHFLAVSSSGADPSSRNAYLRLKGEVEGALAGMGFARVDILRPGLLLGQRQERRVAEGIGQALSPLINLLLRGPLDRYAGIDAGLVARAMAVLAEREEPGLFRHGNREIRALAG, encoded by the coding sequence ATGAAGCTCGCGCTGATCGGCGCGACCGGGCTGATCGGCCGCCAACTGTGGCCCTTGCTCGAGGCCCGGCACGAACTGCTGGTGCTCGGGCGCCGGTCAAGCGGGGCGGCGCGTGAGAAGCTGGGAGCGATGGAGGACTGGCCGGGGCTGCTCGACGGCGAGCGAGTCGATTGCGCGCTGTCGACACTGGGCACGACCCGCAGTCAGGCGGGAAGCTGGGCCGCGTTCGAGGCAGTCGATCGCGATGCGGTGCTGGCCTTCGCCCGCGCGGCCAAGGCGGCGGGGGCCCGGCACTTCCTGGCGGTGTCTTCGTCGGGCGCGGATCCGTCCAGCCGCAATGCCTACCTGCGGCTCAAGGGCGAAGTGGAGGGCGCGCTGGCGGGGATGGGGTTCGCGCGGGTAGACATCTTGAGGCCCGGCCTGCTGCTCGGTCAGCGCCAGGAGCGGCGCGTGGCCGAGGGCATCGGACAGGCACTGTCGCCCCTGATCAATCTGCTGCTTCGCGGTCCGCTCGACCGTTATGCCGGGATCGACGCCGGGCTGGTCGCCCGCGCGATGGCGGTGCTGGCCGAGCGCGAAGAGCCCGGCCTGTTCCGGCACGGTAATCGTGAGATCAGGGCGCTCGCCGGCTAG
- a CDS encoding ribonuclease E/G produces MTTRMLIDARHPEETRVAVVQGNRIEEFDFESAEHKQLKGNIYLAKVTRVEPSLQAAFVDYGGNRHGFLAFSEIHPDYYQIPKSDREALLREEAEHAAEEERLRSEAEDHDEEDGPLDPHHEDDGHDDRPEEPEGELEGEEADSQGDPEDGERAPRGRRSRKDEAADEVRRKRLNLRRRYKIQDVIQRRQVLLVQVVKEERGNKGAALTTYLSLAGRYCVLMPNTSHGGGISRKISNGSDRKRLKSIIADLKLPGTMGLIVRTAGLERTKVEIKRDFDYLARLWDEVRENTLGSSAPALIYRDSDLVKRAIRDLYHRDIDDVLVEGEDGYRAARGYMKLLMPSHVKKVQPHSEATPLFQRYGVEDQLAAMYQPLVQLKSGGYIVINPTEALVSIDINSGRSTREHNIEQTAFATNMEATHEIARQLRLRDMAGLVVIDFIDMEQNSHVRKVEKAMKEALRNDRARIQVGRISSFGLMEMSRQRLRTGVLEASTKACQHCEGTGLMRTASSSGLSALRMIEDEAARGRGDRVCLRAGAEAAIYVLNKKRAELADIEARYGVSVEVLVDPSLEGARMAVESSGGRPVVPVRQLAPPPPIDDDEPEVDEEEFAEEFVEDESEEREERGEREDGEGQDGRRRRRRRRGGRNRRRDGEPGEGETEGERGEGSEEREQDEDEQQPVEADGAEAPAPDDEAGSEDERRKRRGRRGGRRRGGRGRKGEEGSREDGSREDGGRDGGDEELAPEPGEAPMVEPVPSQDPAPVEVEAQPEPQPELELVADEKPKARRRPRARKADAVAAEQDAPAPALEAIVSEEAAPADEKPKPKRRSRAKKVEAPVEAAPEPEREPELKVVSAEAEAPAAAPAEQANDDGSSQPTRKGWWSRTFG; encoded by the coding sequence ATGACCACGCGCATGCTGATCGACGCGCGCCACCCGGAAGAGACCCGGGTCGCCGTCGTCCAGGGGAACCGGATCGAGGAGTTTGACTTCGAATCCGCCGAGCACAAGCAGCTTAAGGGCAATATCTACCTTGCCAAGGTTACCCGCGTAGAACCCTCGCTTCAGGCGGCGTTTGTCGATTACGGCGGAAATCGCCACGGCTTCCTCGCCTTCAGCGAAATCCACCCCGATTATTACCAGATCCCCAAGTCGGACCGCGAAGCCCTGCTCCGCGAGGAAGCCGAACATGCGGCCGAGGAAGAGCGCCTGCGCTCCGAGGCCGAGGATCATGACGAGGAAGACGGCCCGCTCGATCCGCACCACGAGGATGACGGTCACGACGACCGCCCCGAGGAGCCGGAAGGCGAACTGGAGGGCGAGGAAGCCGACAGCCAGGGCGACCCCGAGGATGGCGAGCGCGCCCCCCGCGGCCGTCGCAGCCGCAAGGACGAAGCCGCGGACGAGGTCCGTCGCAAGCGCCTGAACCTGCGCCGCCGCTACAAGATCCAGGACGTGATCCAGCGCCGCCAGGTGCTGCTGGTCCAGGTCGTCAAGGAAGAGCGCGGCAACAAGGGCGCGGCGCTGACCACCTACTTGAGCCTCGCCGGCCGTTACTGCGTGCTGATGCCCAACACGTCGCATGGCGGCGGCATCAGCCGGAAGATTTCGAACGGCTCGGACCGCAAGCGTCTGAAGTCGATCATCGCCGACCTGAAGCTCCCCGGCACTATGGGCCTGATCGTCCGCACCGCGGGCCTTGAGCGGACCAAGGTCGAGATCAAGCGCGACTTCGATTATCTTGCCCGGCTGTGGGACGAAGTGCGTGAGAACACGCTCGGCTCCTCGGCGCCCGCGCTGATCTACCGTGACAGCGACCTGGTGAAGCGCGCGATCCGCGACCTTTATCATCGCGACATCGACGACGTGCTGGTCGAGGGCGAGGACGGCTATCGCGCCGCCCGCGGCTACATGAAGCTGCTGATGCCGAGCCACGTGAAAAAGGTTCAGCCCCACAGCGAGGCGACCCCGCTGTTCCAGCGCTACGGCGTCGAGGACCAGCTGGCGGCGATGTACCAGCCGCTCGTCCAGCTGAAGAGCGGCGGCTATATCGTGATCAACCCGACCGAGGCCCTGGTCTCGATCGACATCAACTCGGGCCGCTCGACCCGCGAGCACAATATCGAGCAGACCGCCTTCGCCACCAACATGGAGGCGACCCACGAAATCGCCCGCCAGCTGCGGCTGCGCGACATGGCCGGCCTCGTCGTCATCGACTTCATCGACATGGAACAGAACAGCCATGTCCGTAAGGTCGAGAAGGCGATGAAGGAGGCGCTGCGGAACGATCGCGCCCGAATCCAGGTCGGTCGCATCTCCAGCTTCGGCCTGATGGAAATGAGCCGCCAGCGCCTGCGCACCGGCGTGCTCGAAGCCTCGACCAAGGCCTGCCAGCATTGCGAAGGCACCGGGCTGATGCGGACCGCATCCTCGTCAGGCCTGTCGGCGCTGCGGATGATCGAGGACGAAGCGGCCCGCGGCCGCGGCGACCGGGTCTGCCTGCGCGCCGGCGCCGAAGCGGCAATCTATGTCCTGAACAAGAAGCGCGCCGAACTGGCCGACATCGAGGCGCGTTACGGCGTCTCAGTCGAAGTGCTGGTCGACCCCAGTCTCGAAGGCGCGCGGATGGCGGTGGAAAGCTCGGGCGGACGCCCGGTCGTTCCCGTCCGCCAGCTCGCCCCGCCTCCGCCGATCGACGACGACGAGCCGGAAGTGGACGAGGAAGAGTTCGCCGAGGAATTCGTCGAGGACGAGAGCGAGGAGCGCGAAGAGCGCGGCGAGCGCGAGGATGGTGAGGGCCAGGACGGCCGTCGCCGCCGTCGCCGCCGCCGCGGTGGCCGCAATCGTCGCCGTGACGGTGAGCCCGGCGAGGGCGAAACCGAGGGCGAGCGCGGCGAAGGCTCCGAGGAGCGTGAGCAGGACGAGGACGAGCAGCAGCCCGTCGAGGCCGATGGCGCTGAGGCTCCCGCTCCCGACGACGAAGCCGGCAGCGAGGACGAGCGCCGCAAGCGCCGTGGTCGCCGCGGTGGCCGCCGCAGGGGTGGCCGTGGCCGCAAGGGCGAAGAGGGCAGCCGCGAGGATGGTAGCCGTGAGGACGGCGGTCGTGATGGAGGCGACGAGGAACTCGCCCCCGAGCCCGGCGAAGCCCCGATGGTCGAGCCGGTCCCAAGCCAGGACCCCGCCCCGGTCGAGGTCGAGGCTCAGCCCGAGCCGCAGCCGGAACTCGAGCTGGTCGCCGACGAGAAGCCCAAGGCGCGTCGCCGTCCGCGGGCCCGCAAGGCCGATGCGGTCGCTGCCGAGCAGGACGCTCCCGCTCCCGCGCTCGAGGCGATCGTCTCCGAGGAAGCCGCGCCTGCGGACGAGAAGCCCAAGCCCAAGCGCCGCTCGCGCGCCAAGAAGGTCGAAGCGCCGGTCGAAGCCGCGCCCGAGCCCGAGCGCGAGCCCGAGCTTAAGGTCGTGAGCGCCGAGGCCGAAGCCCCGGCCGCCGCTCCTGCCGAGCAGGCCAATGACGATGGTTCGTCACAGCCGACCCGCAAGGGCTGGTGGTCGCGCACCTTCGGCTAA